Below is a window of Apodemus sylvaticus chromosome 5, mApoSyl1.1, whole genome shotgun sequence DNA.
GCTTCAGCCTGGCAGCAACCCTTGTGTGAGTGACAGTGGGACGATGCCAGCTACTTATACCACAGGAAAAAGCCAAATCTGAAGACTGATTTTCTCTCTGAGAcgggaatatagctcagtggtagagcacctgccaaACACTCACACACCCTCTCCTCACTCACACACCCCTCTCCTCACTCACACACCCCTCTCCTCACACACCCCTCTCCTCACACACTCCTCTCCTCACTCACACACCCTCCTCACTCACACACCCCTCCTAACTCACACACCCCTCTCCTCACTCACACACCCCTCTCCTCACTCACACACCCTCTCCTCATTCATACACCCTCCTCACTCACACACCCCCCCTAACTCACACACCCCTCTCCTCACTCACACACCCCTCTCCTAACTCACACACCCCTCTCCTAACTTACACACCCCTCACTCACACCCCTCTCCTCACTCACACCCCTCTCCTCACTCACACCCCTCTCCTCACTCACACACCCCTCACCTCACTCACACACCCTCTCCTCACTCACACATAAATGTATCATCATatactgtgctggctagttttatgccaacttgactgAACTTACAGTCATTAGAGAGGAGAGACAGCAATTGAGAGACCGCCTCCCCAAGgtcaggctgcaggcaagcctgtgaggTGTGCTCTTAGTGGTTGATGGGGAGGCCCagcactgtgggtggggccacccctgggcttgtggtcctggggtctataggaaagcaggcagagcaagtcaTGAGACacagccagtaagcagtgctctccatggcctcggcatcagctcctgcctccatttcctgccctgcttgagttcctatacTCACTGTGAGTGGAAATAGAccttttcctcccaacttgcttttggtcatggcactTCAGCACAGCAACAGTAACACAAACTaggacacatatatacataaattatgatttttaaattaggCTCTCTCTctatagtcctgactgtcttagaacttgctAGTAGGctaggccggcctcaaactcagaggtgcctgccttttcctcctgagtgctgggattaaaggcatgttaccatgcctggctcatttttattaatgaaaaaaaagtcatttgtCTTTTAAATCTTCCCCCAAGATCCTCTTACTTCTATTCATTCTGCCTCTATTTTATGTAAGAATTATTagtatgaaaaagaaaactacaatgtAACATAATTTCAATAGATCCCATTTTCCTAACAGTAAAGAATTGAAATTTTACCTTGACATCCTGCCAGTAGGGGCCCCCACGGGTGAACATGAAGTAACTGTACATCTGATTTTTTCTCTGGATAAACTCCGTGTCTTGCTTGATATTCACCATCCAAGGCCGTCCATCCCCACGGACTCGGAGATACAGAGTATTGAACTGAGACCAATCATAAGACAGCTTCCTCTCAAAAGCACCCTGGGGTTCAGCAAAGCAAGCTGTTTAGTTCATTCTGCACTGTGAGAAAACTTGAGCCATCACCACTTCAGCGGGGTTGTTTAATGTTGGGGGAGGAACACATGTGGatgatttcttgtttgtttttttttttttggatttggttttttggagacagggtttctctgtgtagccctggctgtcctagaactcactctgtagaccacgctggcctcgaactcagaaatccgcctgcctctgcctcccagagtgctgggattacaggcgtgtgccaccaccgcccggctgccagAGGACTTTTGTTAGTCAGTCTCTCCTTTttccatgtgggttccagagactgaactaGCGTCTTCCTGGTGTAGCAGCAAGCgccttacacactgagccatcctgccgaCCTGATGTGGCATTCTAtgtatattttgtaaaataaacctGTCCATCCTTATTCTAGTACAGACATACTGACATATGTTTCTAGGGTAATGTTCAAGGTGTGGTTAACCTTGAGCGGTGTTTCTGTGTGACAGCCATTCATCTGCATTTACTGCAGGGAAATAAATGGACTTTTCCTCCCTGGTTAAGGAACAGTGGCTTCTGAGTAGTCTATTGTATGACAAGTGTCTTGCCCCATCAAAAATCAAGCTCAAGTTTTGTAAATCATGAGGTTGAAAAGATGGGTCAGTGCTTCTTGCAAAAGCATCCAGACCCAAGTCAgaccctcagcacccacatacaaACCTCGGTGTGGCTGCACAGACCGTAACTCTAGCCAGAAACCtgaagaattaaaacaaaagaaactatgTATTTAAACACTGTGTTctcagcacacatctttaatccaaagatttcagaggcagaggaaggtggatctctgtgagttctagaccagacTAGAAATCAAGTTCCCAGGTAGCcacagctacacaaagaaactctatctaaaaaaaacaaaaacaaaacaaaaaaatcaaaccaaaccaaaccaaagaatgaacaaatgaaagaaaggaagaaaaaagggaagaaaaaaagaaaaaatgagtaaaacaatgttgttttctgttatttcataATATGGAATACTGGCTGGATACAGACCCTTGAACAAGCAAGCATTTAAGCTCTCCTATGTCTCTAGCCTTCCTTTTGCTTTATAGTTTTCTGAGGGTGCTGGGCCTGAATGTACTCAGTAGCCTAGGCAGGCCTTGGTTTGGCAAAACTGCTTTCCCACGCCGCTAGGATTACTGGCCTGTATTGCCAGGCCCAGGATAAGTACTGCACTCTAATATGATTTCTGACAGGGTCTTGGGTTAAGAATTGTGAAACTGAGGCTGAATATGGTTTATGATACCTGCACAGAATGTTGAAGGCCTTGGATTTGATCCCCAATGCAGAATAAATATGAAGCACGGTGATGAATACTTTAGAAGTCCATCTGCTAAGGTGGCGGGCAATGGAGGAGCACTTAAGCCCAGGAGTTCAAGACTACTTTGGGGAACACAACTACAAAAATTCCAAACCTGCAAAATACATTCCTAGGGTTGGAGAGTAGATGGCAATTGCTCACTGTCAGAGAGGGGAGTTACAGACGAGATCAAAGACTAGAGTGAACCACATGGTACTGGAGTCGGGAACACTAGTGTGTACCCACAGTTAGCGtaacagacacagagaaataacacatgtgcatacacagccATTAGACAGACATATGCAACTGTTTGTTACTCACAGGTAAGAGTGCTACACCCAGATTCTCACCTATGTCCTGGAGACCCAagctcaggtccccatgcttacaTGGCTGAGACTTTACTGATCATCTGTGCAGCCCCCAGCGAAATGTCAAATATGAATGTAAGTGCCAGAGATGGTGGCACATCCCTGAATTCCAGCATTTAGATCGAGGCAGgagtatcaggagttcaaggtcattctcagctacagttagctcaaggccagcctaagctacatgaaAGATCCTaacttaaaaccaaaaccaaaggccACAGGGTGACCCTACCTTAGTCCAAGCTACAGATTCCAATCTCCCCAGATACCTTTCAAAGTCTATCTTCTCAGGATTCTCAAATGCACAGGATTCTCAAATGCACCATTCTTCTCAAACATAAAACAATGCCCCAAAAACAAGAAACCAACGCCCCCTTTTACACTAAGGCCAAGGAGTTACTTATGTCTATATAAGGCACGatgcctggttttgttttgttttgtatttagtttttttgagacaggatttctctgtatagccctggctgtcctggaactcactctgtagaccaggctggcctgcctctgcctcccaagtgctgggattacaggcatgcgccactacctgATGCCTGTATATAGCAAGAAAGATGTGTTCacttacagaagagaaagtgtCTGCTATAGCTCATGCTACAACCAAAGACACTAGAAAACAGGCTCCCTACCCTTGGAATCCTGGAGATCATCGCGCAGTAGCCACTTTGGTTGCTGTTCCCGTCCTGAGGCGCCTCGGAGCTCAGAGTCCCGTAAAGCAGGGCACTGCGGTTGTTCTTGCTCATTTTCAAGAAGACTTCACTTCGACCTCCAATTGTCTTATCAGAAGTCACTATCCACttatccaaatcttctttttcacGAAACTGCCAGACCACCCTGGCCTGTTCCATTATGACCTCTTCCAGTGGGCGGCCATCTGGACCTCTCAAATGAGCCACAATTTCATCCTTCAAACGTCTAAAATGTTCCATTGCTTCATCTCTAATTGCTTTATCAAAACTAACTTCAGGCGTGCTGTCAGGAGAAGGTACATCCAAAGCAACTTCTTTGCGGTCATGTCCTTGTAAGCCCTCTTCAGTCTTTCCCTGCTGGGAGACTCTATCAGCAGAAGCCACTTTTTTCTGAAGACTACTGGAAGAATAGTCTACAAAGTGATTACCCACAAATGGAGGTAATGCAGCCCTGGGTCTCAGGAAACTTCTATGAATATAAGTACCAGTCAGCACTCTGTGAATGGAAGCCATTGTAAGAACAGCgtattaaaatgtaaaactttgCCTGGGCTAAGAAAACAAGCTTCAGCGACCAGCCCAATCCCACCTGTAACAAAAGAAACACCGGTTACCAGCTGAGCAATAACAAATGGATTACAAGGTGAAACTCAACAGAGACCGTGTATTAGGACATTCATAGGGTTTTTCCAATTTACTCAacagtggttttttgtttttttgtttgtttgtttgtttttgtattttcgagacagggtttctctgtgtagccctggctgtcctgtgttATTTATTAGAAGTAGAGTACtgccggggcagtggtggtgcccagcacttgggaggcagaggcaggcagatttctgagttcgaagccagcctggtctacagagtgagttccaggacagccagggctgcacagagaaaccctgtatccaaaaaaaaaccaaaaaaagaaaaaaaaaaaagaaagaaaaagaaaaaagaaaagaaaaagtagagtactaattgcaaaaaagaaaagtacCAATATAGCTAAGACtgatgacacatgcctgtaactctagcacttggaagacaaagacaaaggcaggggctggagagatgactcagcagttaagagcactgactgctcctgagttcaaatcccggcaaccacatggtggctcataaccattcataatgagatctgatgccctcttctggtgtgtctgaagacaattacagtgtactcacatatactactactactaataacaacaacaacaacaacaacaacaaacaacaataataataaagagctaagagtaaatttaaaaaaaagaagtaaaatactCATCAGTCTAGAGTCTTTCTCCCGTCCTAATCCCAGAGATCAGTCCAAAAAGTATATAAAGACAAAGATCTATGTCCTTTGAGCCTGTCACCCTGTGACAGTACTTGCCAAGTATGTGGGTGCTGAGCTGTGATGCTGTGACGTTtaggtggagaccagaggacagctCTCTCCTTTTACTGATCTCCAGCGCCACAGAACCATTCTAAACCAAAGCCTCCATTATTAGCCAACACATGGCAAGAACAAGCCCATGCAACAAACAAGAATCTCCCATTTGAAAGGGGTAGACCCAGGATCAGTCCCCAGCCCGCACAGGGCAGCTTGCACCTATCTGTAACTGCCATTCCAGAGCTTCTGACATgcttacagacatacatgcaagcaaaacattaatgaacatttaaaaaaaaaaaagggtaaaaGGCATGAAGCTGGTAAAATGTCTTATCAGGTGAAGTGCTGCCACTCAAACCTGACAACCTAAGTCGGACCCTGGAAACTACATGAAGGTGGAAGGACAACccatacataataataataataatgatgatgatatagtataataataataatatagtagtagtaatattaataataaattttaagccCTCAAAAATCTAGCCCATTTGTTAGTTGCTTGAATTAATATCAAAGCGGTATCCACAGCCAAATACGATAGAATGTGCCTGTCATATAGCATTTGTAAAGCTTGGGCAGAAGTATCCTAAGGTGATGGTTAGCATGAGCTACATGATGAGTTTCagtccagcttgggctacacaatAGGCTGTATGTCAGCCTAAACTAGAGTGAACCCCCATTCTACCTTGCCAACCCAAAAGAAGCACCCAGGTCACTACAACAAAGGACCTGTCATGCTTCTGACAAGCCCCTCCTTTCTCATCCATACATCACAGAGGTCGTcccccctgtcccctcccccatctctcctcaTCATTGTTGCTCTTGTCATAGGGACACATTTTGGCACTCCCCACTCAGCCTCTAGAAAGGCACGGAGTACAAATCTGATTCTTCTTTTAACCAATTAAAATCCTTCAAGTACCTAGAGGGATAGCTCCGTGGATATGCTGAGCATACATGAAGCCTggatttaatccccagaaccaaaCAGTTAATAGATGATAGACAAGTTCCTTCAGAGGCTCCTTGTTACATTCCCAAAAAAATCTACTTCCTCCAATAGACCAGGTCTCCTTGGCTATCACTCCAACGTCACCTCTAGTCACGTCGCAAATCCACTGTGTGTTCCCACCAGACCAAATACTTGTGATCCAACCAACACCTTCATGCCTTAGTTAACTGCTGCCCTTAGCCCAAGAGTGTTCTCTGCTGATTCTACCTGAATAACATATCCCTTGCAATTTAGCTTAGCCACAGTACCCCATGGGAAGGAAATGGTCTTTGACTATTCAATTCCACCAAGAACAGTGTCCCTATGAATTATTCCCAGTAAGTCCTGGGCTTAGAATTTTCTGGCTACAGTTTGGTGACCAGTTCATTTGTCGGTGTCCCCCATCCCAGACTGGAAGTATGCTAATGGATAACTATTCAATGTTGTACCTCCTGGTTCCAGTATGATGCCCAGCATTCTGGAAACTTAATATGTGTTGAATAAACAGCTCCACAATTCTGTATCCCTGTCACACGTGTGAGGGTTTAGACTCTTGTGACTTTTACCACACCTATATAATTCCCTCTAACAAGGGGCTTCTTAAACTTTATAGTCCCTTTAGATCATCTGGCAATTTTGATAAAATGGGCTTCTAATAAAATAGATGCAGGCCTTAAATTTAATCCTCCTTCCTCAACCTCgtaagtgttaggattacagacatTTGTTACCACGCCTGGCC
It encodes the following:
- the Ndufaf1 gene encoding complex I intermediate-associated protein 30, mitochondrial; protein product: MASIHRVLTGTYIHRSFLRPRAALPPFVGNHFVDYSSSSLQKKVASADRVSQQGKTEEGLQGHDRKEVALDVPSPDSTPEVSFDKAIRDEAMEHFRRLKDEIVAHLRGPDGRPLEEVIMEQARVVWQFREKEDLDKWIVTSDKTIGGRSEVFLKMSKNNRSALLYGTLSSEAPQDGNSNQSGYCAMISRIPRGAFERKLSYDWSQFNTLYLRVRGDGRPWMVNIKQDTEFIQRKNQMYSYFMFTRGGPYWQDVKIPFSKFFFSNQGRIRDVQGPLVLDKISSIGLTLSDKVDGPFFLEIDFIGVFTDPAHTEEFAYENSPALNPRLFK